The following coding sequences are from one Rhipicephalus microplus isolate Deutch F79 chromosome 3, USDA_Rmic, whole genome shotgun sequence window:
- the LOC142803011 gene encoding neprilysin-1-like, with amino-acid sequence MPLGGGQLLELAHRASDGPVRDRAVPAGEVPFRPVQVPAPGQDVGEIPRACVRLTSRLLHFAVGRLYFDRHISRSAERYRKLYDMAEELRDAFAVLIDLNSWMDSDTKERARQKLHHLQMNIGFSPWIKSDRDLDEYYKDVPDLRKEEFFVSLLRTLKIYNRIMYARLRRFKKAEDFGPINFGALGTIMGQQLTYGFGEQGALYDEHGKLVEWWSRETHRKFIIGARCLSEQYDQFNNPITGMKLSVNNTLETSIADNAGLRLAFKAFWVYMTKYEERYGMYSIPGMEPWTMEQVFFIAYALSRCEVSRKRSMYFYLRPRDQISNRFRTIIPLMNFERFSAIFSCKVGTIMNPDQKCIVW; translated from the exons ATGCCG CTCGGCGGTGGCCAACTACTTGAGCTGGCGCATCGTGCAAGTGATGGGCCAGTACGCGACCGAGCGGTTCCGGCGGGCGAGGTTCCGTTTCGACCGGTACAGGTACCTGCTCCAGGACAAGACGTGGGCGAGATTCCGCGAGCGTGCGTGCGCCTCACGTCACGACTGCTACACTTCGCCGTGGGCCGGCTCTACTTCGACCGGCACATCTCGCGGTCGGCCGAGCGGTACAGGAAA CTGTACGACATGGCCGAAGAGCTGCGGGACGCCTTTGCTGTCCTCATTGACCTCAACTCCTGGATGGACTCGGACACCAAGGAGAGGGCGAGGCAGAAG CTGCATCACCTGCAAATGAACATCGGCTTTTCGCCCTGGATCAAGAGCGACCGGGACCTAGACGAGTATTACAAGGAC GTTCCAGACTTGCGCAAGGAGGAGTTCTTCGTCAGTCTCCTGCGCACGCTCAAGATTTACAACCGCATCATGTACGCCCGATTGCGCCGCTTCAAGAAAGCCGAGGACTTTGG ACCCATCAATTTCGGTGCCCTTGGAACCATTATGGGGCAGCAGCTGACATACGGCTTCGGAGAGCAAG GCGCCCTTTACGACGAACACGGCAAGCTGGTGGAGTGGTGGTCTCGCGAGACCCACCGCAAGTTCATCATCGGCGCCCGCTGTCTCTCCGAGCAGTACGACCAGTTCAACAACCCCATCACCGGAATGAAG TTGAGCGTCAACAACACCCTGGAGACGAGCATTGCCGACAACGCGGGCCTGCGACTCGCCTTCAAG GCCTTCTGGGTGTACATGACCAAGTACGAGGAGCGCTACGGCATGTACTCCATACCCGGAATGGAGCCTTGGACCATGGAGCAGGTCTTCTTCATCGCGTACGCCCTG TCGCGATGTGAGGTCTCCCGGAAGCGCTCCATGTACTTCTACCTGCGCCCCCGTGACCAGATATCCAACCGCTTCCG GACCATCATCCCGCTGATGAATTTCGAGCGGTTCTCGGCCATCTTCAGCTGCAAAGTCGGCACCATCATGAACCCGGACCAGAAGTGCATTGTCTGGTAG